A genomic segment from Variovorax paradoxus B4 encodes:
- a CDS encoding isocitrate/isopropylmalate dehydrogenase family protein: MTTPIPATLIPGDGIGPEIVDATLAALDALKAPFEWDRQIAGLGGVQASGDPLPQATLDSIRRTRLALKGPLETPSGGGYRSSNVRLREEFQLYANLRPARTIIPGGRFDKIDLMVVRENLEGLYIGHEHYVRIDGDPHAVGMATGINTRQGCLRVLEYAFETAIATGRKKVTLVHKANIMKVLTGLFLETGLRLYEEKYKGKFELDTIIVDACAMKLVLNPWQFDMLVTTNLFGDILSDLVAGLVGGLGMAPGANIGADAAIFEAVHGSAPDIAGKGIANPTALLLAAALMLEHVRLPEMATRLRKAIDDTLNIDKVRTGDLGGSAGTAAFTKALVSRIQNG; encoded by the coding sequence ATGACCACCCCCATTCCCGCAACCCTGATTCCCGGCGATGGCATCGGCCCCGAAATCGTCGACGCCACCCTGGCCGCGCTCGATGCGCTGAAGGCGCCCTTCGAGTGGGACCGCCAGATTGCCGGCCTCGGCGGCGTCCAGGCCTCGGGCGATCCGCTGCCGCAGGCCACGCTGGACAGCATCCGCCGCACCCGCCTGGCCCTCAAGGGCCCGCTCGAGACGCCCTCGGGCGGCGGCTACCGCTCGTCGAACGTGCGGCTGCGCGAGGAGTTCCAGCTCTATGCCAACCTGCGTCCCGCGCGCACCATCATTCCGGGCGGCCGCTTCGACAAGATCGACCTGATGGTCGTGCGCGAGAACCTCGAAGGCCTGTACATCGGCCACGAGCACTACGTGCGCATCGACGGCGACCCGCACGCCGTCGGCATGGCCACCGGCATCAACACGCGCCAGGGCTGCCTGCGCGTGCTCGAATACGCCTTCGAGACCGCTATTGCCACGGGCCGCAAGAAGGTCACGCTGGTGCACAAGGCCAACATCATGAAGGTGCTGACCGGCCTGTTCCTCGAGACCGGCCTGCGGCTCTACGAAGAAAAGTACAAGGGCAAGTTCGAGCTCGACACCATCATCGTGGACGCCTGCGCGATGAAGCTGGTGCTCAATCCATGGCAGTTCGACATGCTGGTGACGACCAACCTGTTCGGCGACATCCTGTCCGATCTGGTGGCGGGTCTGGTGGGTGGCCTGGGCATGGCGCCCGGCGCCAACATCGGCGCCGATGCGGCGATCTTCGAGGCCGTGCACGGCTCGGCACCCGACATCGCCGGCAAGGGCATCGCCAACCCCACGGCACTGCTGCTGGCCGCCGCGCTGATGCTAGAGCACGTCAGGCTGCCCGAGATGGCCACGCGCCTGCGCAAGGCCATCGACGACACGCTCAACATCGACAAGGTACGCACCGGCGACCTGGGCGGCAGCGCCGGCACGGCGGCGTTCACCAAGGCGCTGGTCAGCCGCATTCAAAACGGCTGA
- a CDS encoding redoxin domain-containing protein: protein MKLAPGDTAPAIAASTIHGKPVHVPDPVPRHVHLQFRRFAGCPVCNFHLLTMGRRQAEIAAAGIRQVVFFHSSREEMLKYQAQLPFDCVADAGKKHFKAFGVETSVRALLNPRVFWSGLRWILAARRFYTKAENGILGLPADFLVDAHGRIVACKYGVHADDHWEVDELLQLASKAQPAQAKPIDAPVVPGQPGAFSRSAPAGSLLPQGSVPATRD from the coding sequence ATGAAACTCGCGCCCGGGGACACGGCTCCCGCCATTGCCGCAAGCACCATCCACGGCAAGCCCGTCCACGTTCCGGACCCGGTGCCGCGTCATGTGCATCTCCAGTTCCGGCGTTTCGCGGGCTGCCCCGTGTGCAACTTCCATCTGCTCACCATGGGCAGGCGCCAGGCGGAAATTGCCGCGGCGGGCATTCGCCAGGTGGTGTTCTTTCATTCTTCGCGCGAAGAAATGCTCAAGTACCAGGCGCAGCTGCCGTTCGATTGCGTCGCCGACGCAGGCAAGAAGCACTTCAAGGCGTTCGGGGTCGAGACCTCCGTACGGGCGCTTTTGAATCCCCGCGTCTTCTGGAGCGGGTTGCGGTGGATCCTGGCGGCCAGGCGCTTCTACACCAAGGCCGAGAACGGCATCCTGGGCCTGCCGGCGGACTTTCTCGTCGACGCGCACGGGCGCATCGTGGCTTGCAAGTACGGCGTGCATGCCGACGATCACTGGGAGGTGGACGAATTGCTGCAGCTGGCCAGCAAGGCGCAGCCTGCGCAGGCGAAACCGATCGATGCGCCGGTAGTGCCGGGCCAGCCGGGCGCGTTCAGCCGCTCAGCGCCTGCCGGATCGCTTCTTCCACAGGGCAGCGTGCCTGCGACTCGAGACTGA
- a CDS encoding TetR/AcrR family transcriptional regulator, with product MGRPAKFTHSQLQAAALALVDREGLAGLSMRALAGELGTGAMTLYNYVSQREDIDLLVVEAVIGEARWPLVDYAQWQDEVRAIATALWQAVRAHPHAIALILTRRSRSPAVFEVTEALLRALARNGRSGQALLVAFRAVSGLITGLAQSELAGPLALQASESAELTIARFRALPAERFAHLIDIANAAAGSTADTEFQASLDLLLAGLSADRGGGDR from the coding sequence ATGGGACGACCCGCCAAATTCACGCATTCGCAACTCCAGGCCGCGGCGCTGGCGCTGGTCGACAGGGAAGGGCTTGCGGGCCTGTCCATGCGCGCACTTGCCGGCGAGCTCGGCACCGGCGCCATGACGCTCTACAACTATGTCTCGCAGCGCGAGGACATCGACCTGCTGGTGGTGGAGGCGGTGATCGGCGAAGCGCGCTGGCCGCTTGTCGACTACGCGCAATGGCAGGACGAAGTCCGGGCCATTGCCACGGCGTTGTGGCAGGCGGTACGGGCGCATCCGCATGCCATTGCGTTGATCCTCACGCGCCGCAGCCGCTCGCCGGCCGTGTTCGAGGTGACCGAAGCGCTGCTGCGCGCGCTGGCCCGCAACGGGCGCTCGGGACAGGCCCTGCTCGTCGCGTTCCGCGCCGTCTCCGGCCTGATCACGGGGCTTGCGCAATCGGAACTCGCCGGTCCGCTGGCGCTGCAGGCCTCGGAGTCGGCGGAACTCACCATCGCGCGGTTCCGGGCCTTGCCGGCCGAGCGCTTTGCACACCTGATCGACATTGCCAACGCAGCCGCGGGCAGCACGGCCGATACCGAATTTCAGGCGAGCCTGGATTTGCTGCTCGCGGGGCTGTCCGCAGACCGCGGCGGCGGTGATCGCTGA
- a CDS encoding GntR family transcriptional regulator, which produces MQPAKTLDASSLQDQIRGRLEKDILDGTLSPGMPIDEKALAASFNTSRTPVREALLLLSARGLVDIVPRTGIYVRQLRANELVAMMEALGELEGVLARLAALRIGPALRGELQRALEGTAACAQADDAEGYQRANAALHDVIYRASGNPFIVEQAQTVRLRIAAYRGRMFEKPGRLAASQREHERVVEWILKGHADNAAEAMRDHISVGGKVFADLVLVNKLG; this is translated from the coding sequence ATGCAACCCGCGAAAACCCTCGACGCAAGCAGCCTGCAGGACCAGATCCGCGGCCGGCTCGAAAAAGACATCCTGGACGGCACGCTGTCGCCCGGCATGCCGATTGACGAAAAGGCCCTGGCCGCGAGCTTCAACACCTCGCGCACGCCGGTGCGCGAGGCCTTGCTGCTGCTGAGCGCGCGCGGGCTGGTCGACATCGTTCCGCGCACTGGCATCTACGTGCGCCAGCTGCGCGCGAACGAACTCGTCGCCATGATGGAAGCGCTCGGCGAACTCGAAGGGGTGCTGGCGCGGCTGGCGGCGCTGCGCATCGGCCCGGCGCTGCGCGGCGAACTGCAGCGCGCGCTCGAAGGCACGGCCGCGTGCGCGCAGGCGGACGATGCAGAGGGCTACCAGCGCGCCAATGCCGCGCTGCACGACGTGATCTACCGCGCCAGCGGCAACCCCTTCATCGTCGAGCAGGCGCAGACGGTGCGCCTGCGCATCGCGGCCTACCGCGGGCGGATGTTCGAGAAGCCCGGGCGCCTGGCCGCCTCGCAGCGCGAGCACGAGCGGGTGGTGGAGTGGATCCTGAAGGGCCACGCGGACAACGCCGCGGAGGCGATGCGCGACCACATCTCGGTGGGCGGCAAGGTGTTTGCCGACCTCGTGCTGGTCAACAAGCTCGGCTAG
- the apbC gene encoding iron-sulfur cluster carrier protein ApbC, with translation MALTPEGIMDALKAVADPNTGKNFVATRSLKNLQISEGDVSFDLELGYPAKSQHAAMRKALVAAAKAVPGVSNVSVNITTKVISHAVQRGVQLMPNVKNIIAVASGKGGVGKSTTAANLALALASEGAAVGLLDADIYGPSQPMMLGIEGRPESEDGKTMEPLENHGVQVMSIGFLVDQDEAMIWRGPMATQALEQLLRQTNWKDLDYLIVDMPPGTGDIQLTLSQRVPMTGAVIVTTPQDIALLDAKKGIKMFEKVGVPILGIVENMAVHICSNCGHVEHIFGSEGGKKMAEQYQMEYLGALPLDINIRLQADSGKPTVVADPDGEVAGIYKAVARQVAVGIAEKAKDFSAKFPTISISKNT, from the coding sequence ATGGCACTCACCCCAGAAGGGATCATGGACGCGCTCAAGGCCGTCGCGGATCCCAACACCGGCAAGAATTTCGTGGCGACCCGTTCGCTCAAGAACCTGCAGATATCGGAGGGCGACGTGTCGTTCGACCTCGAGCTCGGCTACCCGGCCAAGAGCCAGCACGCGGCCATGCGCAAGGCGCTGGTGGCGGCCGCAAAGGCGGTGCCGGGCGTGAGCAACGTCTCGGTCAACATCACGACCAAGGTCATCAGCCATGCGGTGCAGCGCGGCGTGCAGCTGATGCCCAACGTGAAGAACATCATCGCGGTGGCGTCCGGCAAGGGCGGCGTGGGCAAGAGCACCACGGCGGCCAACCTGGCGCTGGCGCTGGCGTCCGAGGGCGCGGCCGTCGGGCTGCTGGACGCCGACATCTACGGCCCGAGCCAGCCGATGATGCTGGGCATCGAGGGCCGGCCCGAGAGCGAGGACGGCAAAACCATGGAGCCGCTCGAGAACCACGGCGTGCAGGTCATGTCGATCGGCTTCCTGGTCGACCAGGACGAAGCCATGATCTGGCGCGGACCCATGGCCACCCAGGCGCTGGAGCAGCTGCTGCGCCAGACCAACTGGAAAGACCTCGACTACCTGATCGTCGACATGCCGCCCGGCACCGGCGACATCCAGCTGACGCTTTCGCAGCGGGTGCCGATGACCGGCGCGGTGATCGTCACCACGCCGCAGGACATCGCGCTGCTCGATGCCAAGAAGGGCATCAAGATGTTCGAGAAGGTCGGCGTGCCGATCCTGGGCATCGTGGAAAACATGGCGGTGCACATCTGCTCCAACTGCGGCCACGTCGAGCACATCTTCGGCTCCGAGGGCGGCAAGAAGATGGCCGAGCAGTACCAGATGGAATACCTGGGCGCGCTGCCGCTGGACATCAACATCCGGCTGCAGGCCGACAGCGGCAAGCCGACCGTGGTTGCCGACCCCGACGGCGAAGTGGCCGGCATCTACAAGGCGGTCGCGCGGCAAGTGGCCGTGGGCATTGCCGAAAAGGCCAAGGACTTCTCGGCCAAGTTCCCGACCATCTCCATCAGCAAGAACACCTGA
- the metG gene encoding methionine--tRNA ligase: MSATRKLFVTTALPYANGKFHIGHMMEYIQADIWVRNQRMNGAEVNFVCADDAHGAAITIAADKAGVTPQAFVAEIAAGRKPYLDGYYISFDNWHSTDAPENHQLAQDIYRDLRANGLIETKSVEQFYDPAKGMFLADRFIKGECPNCHSKDQYGDNCEVCGAVYAPTELINPYSALSGAKPELRSSDHFFFKLSDPRCEAYLKEWTAAPGHVQSEVQNKIREWLYKDDEGKGGLGDWDISRDAPYFGIEIPDAPGKYFYVWLDAPVGYLASLKNLLDKRCIELAGDGISYTEYMADPDLEQVHFIGKDIITFHTLFWPAMLHFSGRKAPDAVYVHGHLTVSGEKMSKSRGTGIDPLRYLSIGLDPEWLRYYIAAKLNGRNEDIDFNPEDFVARVNSDLVGKYINIASRAAGFIGKRFGGRLGEVSADGDALLFALRDAAPQLHSLYDGRDYARALREVMALADKVNEYVDQNKPWELAKKEGQEARLHDVCTVCIEAFRLLTLYLKPVLPALAVNVEAFLGIEPLTWADAAQSLPTGHAIGEYKHLMQRADAKMVDQLFEPDEPAPAAAVETATDALPGGEAIAPTITIDDFAKIDLRIAQIVACEKVEGSTKLLRLTLDAGEGKTRNVFSGIASAYQPEQLVGKLTVLVANLAPRKMKFGLSEGMVLAASHGDEKANPGIHVLEPWPGATPGMRVR, encoded by the coding sequence ATGTCCGCCACGCGCAAGCTCTTCGTCACCACCGCCCTGCCGTATGCCAACGGCAAGTTCCATATCGGCCACATGATGGAATACATCCAGGCCGACATCTGGGTGCGGAACCAGCGAATGAATGGCGCCGAGGTCAACTTCGTCTGCGCCGACGACGCGCACGGCGCGGCCATCACCATCGCGGCCGACAAGGCCGGCGTGACGCCGCAGGCCTTCGTGGCCGAGATCGCGGCCGGCCGCAAGCCGTATCTCGACGGCTACTACATCTCGTTCGACAACTGGCACTCGACCGATGCGCCCGAGAACCACCAGCTCGCGCAGGACATCTACCGCGACCTGCGCGCCAACGGCCTCATCGAAACCAAGAGCGTCGAGCAGTTCTACGACCCCGCCAAGGGCATGTTCCTGGCCGACCGCTTCATCAAGGGCGAATGCCCCAACTGCCACTCGAAGGACCAGTACGGCGACAACTGCGAGGTGTGCGGCGCCGTGTACGCGCCCACCGAGCTGATCAACCCCTACTCGGCGCTGTCGGGCGCCAAGCCCGAGCTGCGCAGCTCCGACCACTTCTTCTTCAAGCTCTCGGACCCGCGCTGCGAGGCCTACCTGAAGGAATGGACCGCCGCGCCAGGCCACGTGCAGTCCGAAGTGCAGAACAAGATCCGCGAGTGGCTCTACAAGGACGACGAAGGCAAGGGCGGCCTCGGCGACTGGGACATCAGCCGCGACGCGCCCTACTTCGGCATCGAGATTCCCGATGCGCCGGGCAAGTACTTCTATGTGTGGCTCGACGCGCCCGTGGGCTATCTGGCGTCGCTGAAGAACCTGCTCGACAAGCGCTGCATCGAGCTCGCCGGCGACGGCATCTCGTACACCGAGTACATGGCCGACCCTGACCTGGAGCAGGTGCATTTCATCGGCAAGGACATCATCACCTTCCACACCCTCTTCTGGCCCGCGATGCTGCACTTCAGCGGCCGCAAGGCGCCCGACGCGGTGTACGTGCACGGCCACCTCACGGTCAGCGGCGAGAAGATGAGCAAGAGCCGCGGCACCGGCATCGACCCGCTCAGGTACCTCTCGATCGGCCTGGACCCCGAATGGCTGCGTTACTACATCGCGGCCAAGCTCAACGGCCGCAACGAGGACATCGACTTCAACCCCGAGGACTTCGTGGCGCGCGTCAACAGCGACCTCGTGGGCAAGTACATCAACATCGCGAGCCGCGCGGCGGGCTTCATCGGCAAGCGCTTCGGCGGCCGGCTGGGCGAGGTGTCGGCCGACGGCGACGCACTGCTGTTCGCGCTGCGCGACGCGGCGCCGCAGCTGCATTCGCTCTACGACGGCCGCGACTACGCCCGCGCGCTGCGCGAGGTGATGGCGCTGGCCGACAAGGTGAACGAGTACGTCGACCAGAACAAGCCCTGGGAGCTGGCCAAGAAGGAAGGCCAGGAGGCCCGGCTGCACGACGTGTGCACGGTGTGCATCGAGGCCTTCCGCCTGCTCACGCTGTACCTGAAGCCGGTGTTGCCGGCGCTGGCAGTGAACGTCGAGGCCTTCCTCGGGATCGAGCCGCTCACGTGGGCGGATGCCGCGCAGAGCCTGCCCACCGGCCACGCCATCGGCGAGTACAAGCACCTGATGCAGCGTGCCGACGCCAAGATGGTCGACCAGCTGTTCGAACCCGACGAGCCGGCGCCTGCTGCCGCCGTGGAAACGGCGACCGATGCACTGCCGGGCGGCGAAGCGATCGCCCCCACCATCACCATCGACGACTTCGCGAAGATCGACCTGCGCATCGCGCAGATCGTGGCCTGCGAGAAGGTCGAGGGCTCGACCAAGCTGCTGCGCCTGACGCTCGACGCGGGCGAGGGCAAGACGCGCAACGTGTTCAGCGGCATCGCCTCGGCCTACCAGCCCGAGCAGCTCGTGGGCAAGCTCACGGTGCTGGTCGCCAACCTGGCGCCGCGCAAGATGAAGTTCGGCCTCAGCGAAGGCATGGTGCTGGCGGCGAGCCATGGCGACGAAAAAGCCAACCCCGGCATCCATGTGCTCGAGCCCTGGCCGGGCGCGACGCCGGGCATGCGCGTTCGTTGA
- a CDS encoding phosphodiester glycosidase family protein has product MRKLLLLLALCVAGAASLASAAAETRYTVVKIDLRRERLELFLRDDSGVEFKRLDRLEAWLAARNRQLLFAMNAGMYHADFSPVGLLVQEGREVAPLNLAAGTGNFFLKPNGVFLVSDAGPRVVESSEYAALPKEGVRLATQSGPLLLRRGVVHPAFIPDSDSRKIRNGVGVSGHTAIFVISEQPVNFYEFALYFRDVLHCRDALYLDGTVSALHSPALRRTDFTRELGPILGVAVP; this is encoded by the coding sequence ATGAGAAAGCTCCTGCTCCTGCTGGCCCTGTGCGTGGCCGGCGCAGCCAGCCTGGCATCCGCGGCCGCCGAGACGCGCTACACCGTCGTGAAGATCGATCTGCGCCGCGAACGGCTCGAGCTGTTCCTGCGCGACGACTCCGGTGTCGAGTTCAAGCGCCTCGACCGACTGGAAGCCTGGCTCGCCGCGCGCAACCGGCAGCTCCTGTTCGCGATGAACGCCGGCATGTACCACGCGGACTTTTCCCCGGTTGGCCTGTTGGTGCAGGAGGGGCGCGAGGTGGCGCCGCTCAACCTGGCGGCCGGTACGGGCAATTTCTTCCTCAAGCCGAATGGCGTGTTCCTGGTGTCGGATGCGGGGCCGCGCGTGGTCGAGTCGTCCGAATATGCGGCGCTGCCGAAGGAGGGCGTTCGGCTGGCGACCCAGTCGGGACCGCTGCTGCTGCGCCGCGGCGTGGTGCATCCCGCCTTCATTCCGGATTCCGACTCGCGAAAGATCCGCAACGGCGTGGGCGTGTCGGGACACACGGCAATCTTCGTGATCAGCGAGCAGCCGGTGAACTTTTACGAGTTCGCGCTCTACTTTCGCGACGTGCTGCATTGCCGCGACGCGCTCTATCTCGACGGCACCGTGTCGGCGCTGCATTCGCCCGCGCTGCGGCGCACCGACTTCACCAGGGAGCTGGGACCGATACTCGGCGTGGCGGTGCCGTGA
- a CDS encoding YceH family protein, which produces MTQALPILSLVETRVLGVLAEKQRTVPDSYPLTLNSLVSGCNQKTSRNPVLELSEAQVQAAIDSLKGYSLVAETSGGRAFRYEHNIDRVLRIPSQSVILLTVLMLRGPQTAGELRIACDRMHNFADISSVEGFLDELAERPAGALVVKLARLPGARESRWAHLLSGVPAEEPAGTGGASADGAYASHDASHDASLGEVAALKANVARLEAELASLKALVGRVCSELGISEAG; this is translated from the coding sequence ATGACCCAGGCCCTTCCCATTCTTTCGCTCGTCGAAACCCGCGTGCTCGGCGTGCTGGCCGAGAAGCAGCGCACCGTGCCCGACAGCTATCCGCTGACGCTCAATTCGCTGGTGTCCGGCTGCAACCAGAAGACCAGCCGCAACCCGGTGCTCGAACTGAGCGAAGCCCAGGTGCAGGCCGCCATCGACAGCCTCAAGGGCTACAGCCTGGTGGCCGAAACCAGCGGTGGCCGGGCGTTCCGCTACGAGCACAACATCGACCGCGTGCTGCGCATTCCGTCGCAGTCGGTGATCCTGCTCACGGTGCTGATGCTGCGCGGCCCGCAAACGGCCGGCGAACTGCGCATCGCCTGCGACCGCATGCACAACTTCGCCGACATCTCGTCGGTCGAGGGTTTTCTCGACGAGCTCGCCGAACGCCCGGCCGGCGCGCTGGTGGTCAAGCTCGCGCGCCTGCCGGGCGCACGCGAAAGCCGCTGGGCGCATCTGCTGAGCGGCGTGCCGGCGGAAGAGCCGGCCGGGACTGGCGGCGCATCGGCCGACGGGGCGTATGCATCGCACGATGCATCGCACGATGCATCGCTCGGCGAGGTGGCCGCGCTCAAGGCCAACGTGGCGCGGCTCGAGGCCGAACTCGCATCGCTGAAGGCGCTGGTGGGACGGGTGTGCTCGGAGCTCGGGATTTCCGAAGCGGGTTAG
- a CDS encoding patatin-like phospholipase family protein, with product MPETSPATGLLLTGGGARAAYQVGVLEAIAEIRRVAGFAGQRNPFPVITGTSAGAINAAALACGADDFDDAVARIAQVWRDSRTEQVYRPDSLSVIGSGTHWRMLLGLGRFAASWMRIKPRSLLDNAPLADLLARMVPLDRLPRLMQEGHVQALAVTASSYSSGEHVTFFEAAEPMEPWVRSQRLSVRDRISHAHLLASSAIPFVFPATALPMQGHTEYFGDGSMRQSAPIAAAIHLGAQRILVVGAGRMHEPRDTDAPNTYSGYPTMAQIAGHALSSIFLDALAVDIERLRRINLTLGLIPEEARKSSSLRPLDLLVISPSERLDVIAARHVDALPGAVRHLLGGSKVAANVKGGALASYLLFEAGYTRELMALGRADAMRQQGEVLRFFGWGEAA from the coding sequence ATGCCAGAGACCTCCCCCGCCACCGGTCTCCTGCTCACCGGCGGCGGCGCCCGGGCCGCCTACCAGGTCGGCGTGCTGGAGGCCATTGCCGAGATCCGGCGCGTGGCGGGCTTTGCGGGCCAGCGCAATCCCTTTCCGGTGATCACAGGCACCTCGGCCGGGGCCATCAACGCGGCCGCGCTGGCCTGCGGCGCCGACGACTTCGACGACGCCGTCGCGCGCATCGCGCAGGTCTGGCGTGATTCCCGCACCGAGCAGGTCTACCGCCCCGATTCGCTCTCGGTCATCGGCAGCGGCACGCACTGGCGCATGCTGCTCGGTCTCGGGCGTTTTGCGGCCAGCTGGATGCGCATCAAGCCGCGTTCGCTGCTGGACAACGCGCCGCTGGCCGACCTGCTGGCCCGCATGGTGCCGCTCGACCGGCTGCCCCGGCTCATGCAGGAAGGCCACGTGCAGGCGCTGGCCGTGACCGCGTCCAGCTACAGCTCGGGCGAGCACGTCACCTTCTTCGAAGCCGCCGAGCCGATGGAGCCCTGGGTGCGTTCGCAGCGGCTGTCGGTGCGCGACCGCATCAGCCATGCGCACCTGCTGGCCTCGTCGGCCATTCCCTTCGTGTTTCCGGCCACTGCGCTGCCGATGCAGGGGCATACCGAATATTTCGGCGACGGCTCGATGCGCCAGTCGGCGCCGATTGCGGCGGCGATCCACCTCGGCGCCCAGCGCATCCTGGTGGTTGGCGCGGGACGCATGCACGAGCCGCGCGACACCGACGCGCCCAACACCTACAGCGGCTATCCCACCATGGCGCAGATCGCGGGCCATGCGCTGTCGAGCATCTTTCTCGATGCGCTGGCGGTGGACATCGAGCGGCTTCGGCGCATCAACCTCACGCTCGGCCTCATTCCCGAAGAGGCCCGCAAGTCGAGTTCGCTACGTCCACTCGACCTGCTGGTGATCTCGCCGTCGGAGCGGCTCGACGTGATCGCGGCGCGCCATGTCGATGCGCTGCCCGGCGCGGTGCGCCACCTGCTGGGCGGCTCCAAGGTTGCGGCCAACGTGAAGGGCGGCGCGCTCGCGAGCTACCTGCTGTTCGAGGCGGGCTATACGCGCGAGTTGATGGCGCTCGGGCGGGCCGACGCGATGCGCCAGCAGGGCGAGGTGCTGCGGTTCTTCGGATGGGGCGAGGCCGCCTGA
- a CDS encoding phytanoyl-CoA dioxygenase family protein produces the protein MPEHSDFPANDARSQAFIRDGFLRIDNAFSRELAAEARAILWRDTGCDPHDPSTWSKPVVRLGMYAQQPFAQAANTPLLHSAFDLLVGPGRWLPCRSMGTFPVRFPSAEDPGDAGWHIDMSFGLENSDFMSWRANIRSKGRALLMLFLFSDVGDDDAPTRIRVGSHADIARLLMPAGEDGLSLGELARNGFAESAERPEVLATGAAGTVYLCHPFLVHSAQPHRGTRPRFMAQPPLLPAQPFSLESQARCPVEEAIRQALSG, from the coding sequence ATGCCCGAGCATTCGGATTTTCCGGCGAACGATGCGCGCTCGCAGGCCTTCATCCGCGACGGCTTCTTGCGCATCGACAACGCCTTTTCGCGCGAACTCGCGGCCGAGGCCCGCGCGATCCTTTGGCGCGACACCGGATGCGATCCGCACGATCCGTCGACATGGAGCAAGCCCGTCGTCCGGCTCGGCATGTACGCGCAGCAGCCCTTCGCCCAGGCTGCCAACACGCCGCTTCTGCACAGCGCCTTCGACCTGCTCGTCGGCCCGGGGCGGTGGCTGCCGTGCCGCAGCATGGGCACCTTCCCCGTGCGCTTTCCCTCGGCCGAAGACCCGGGTGACGCCGGCTGGCACATCGATATGAGCTTCGGCCTGGAGAACTCCGACTTCATGTCGTGGCGGGCGAACATCCGTTCGAAGGGGCGTGCGTTGCTGATGCTCTTCCTGTTCTCGGATGTGGGCGACGACGATGCACCCACGCGCATCCGCGTCGGCTCGCATGCCGACATCGCGCGGCTGCTGATGCCCGCGGGCGAGGACGGCCTGTCGCTGGGAGAGTTGGCGCGCAACGGTTTTGCCGAATCCGCCGAACGGCCCGAGGTGCTGGCGACAGGCGCGGCGGGCACCGTGTATCTTTGCCACCCGTTCCTCGTGCATTCGGCCCAGCCGCACCGTGGCACGCGGCCGCGTTTCATGGCGCAGCCGCCGTTGCTGCCTGCGCAACCCTTCAGTCTCGAGTCGCAGGCACGCTGCCCTGTGGAAGAAGCGATCCGGCAGGCGCTGAGCGGCTGA